Within the Magnetospirillum sp. genome, the region ACAGAACGCGGCACGATCGTCAAAGCCTTCGTCGTGCTGCGCGACGCCAATCAAGCCGATGCGGCGACGGTCAAAGAACTGCAGGACCACGTAAAAGCGACCATCGCCCCCTACAAATATCCGCGCGCCATCGAATTCCTCGAAACATTGCCGCGCACCGAAACCGGCAAAGTGCAGCGCTTCCGCCTGCGCGAACCTGCGAAAGCCTGACCTTGCCGCCAAACAGTCCGCCTGCGAAACTCCGCTCATAACCAAAAACAGGGAGCCTCGACATGAAATACAAAACACTCTTCGCCGCCCTGGCCCTGACGGCTTCGGCCGCGCTGGTCCAGCCGGCGAGCGCCCAGCAAGGCGTCAAGATCGGCCTCATCACGACGCAGTCCGGCCCCAATGCCGGCCTTGGCCGCGACATGGTCGACGGCTTCAACCTCGCCATTCGCCACGCGGGCGGGCGGTTGGGTGGTGTGCCGACCGAACTCATCGTCGGCGACGACCAGTTCCGTCCCGATGCCGGCAAGGCGCTGGCCGAACGCATGGTCCAGCGCGACCGCGTCGACATCGTGACGGGCGTCATCTTCTCGAACATCATGCTCGCCCTGTCGGACACGGTCCTCAAGGATCGCCGCGGCGTGTTTCTGGTGTCGGGCAATGCGGGTCCGTCGGAACTCGCGGGCAAGGACTGCAACCCGAACTTCTTCTCGGCCTCGTGGCAGAACGACAATACGCACGAAGCCATGGGCCAGCACATGACGAACGCCGGCATCAAGCGCGCCTACATCATGGCGCCGAACTATCCGGCCGGCCGCGACGCGCTCGCGGGCTTCAAGCGCTTCTTCAAGGGCGAAGTGGTGGCCGAAGTCTACACGCAGCTCGGCCAGACCGACTATGCGGCCGAACTCGCGGCCCTGCGCGCCGCACGGCCCGAAGCCACCTACATCTTCTATCCGGGCGGCATGGGTGTGGCTTACATCCGCCAATACGCGCAGCTCGGCCTCATGCAGCAGATCCCGCTGTTTGCGCCGTCGTTCTCGGCCGACCAGACGATTCTGCCCGGCGTAGGCGATGCCGCCATCGGCATGTTCTCGTCGACCTTCTGGTCCGAAAGCCTCGGCAACCCGGCCAACGAGAAGTTCGTCGCCGATTTCGAAGCGGCCTACAACCGCATCCCGAGCCCCTATGCGGCCCAGAGCTACGACGCGGCAATGATGATCGACGCCGCCCTCAAGGCGACCGGCGGCAGCCTTGCCAACAAGGACGCGTTCCGCAACGCGCTGCGCACCGCCAACTTCCAGTCCGTGCGCGGCCCCTTCAAGTTCAACACCAACCACTTCCCGATCCAGAACTACTACCTGACGCAGATCGGCAAGGACGAGAGGGGCCGCCTCGTGAACCAGATGCGCGGCATCATCTTCTCGGGCCATGCCGACGCCTATGTCGGCCAGTGCAAGATGAAGTGAGCTAAACGCCGCCCCTCGCCGTTCCAAAGACGGCGAGGGGCGCTTCTTTTCCGGAACGATTGCGCCTTGTCCCTTCTTCTTTTCCTCGAACAGACGCTCAACGGCCTGCAACTGGGCGTGACGCTGTTTTTGATGGCCGCCGGCCTTACGCTGGTATTCGGCATCATGAACATGGTCAATCTGGCGCACGGCTCGCTCTACATGATCGGTGCCTTTTTCGCCGCAAGCTTTACGCAATGGACGGGCAGCTTCTTCCTCGCATTGCCGCTCGCGATCCTGTCGACGTTCGTCGTCGGCGTGCTGGTCGAAGCGATTGCGCTGCGCACCCTTTATGCGCGCGACCATCTCGACCAGGTGCTCGCCACGTTCGGCCTCATACTTTTTTTCAACGAGCTCACCAAAATCGTCTGGGGCCCCATCTCGATTTTCATGGACGTGCCGCCGTTGCTGGCAGGCCGCGTCGAACTCATCGCGGGCGCACCCTACCCGGTCTATCGCCTGGCCGTGCTCGGCGTCGGGCTTGCGGTCGCACTCGGCCTCTGGTGGCTGATCGCGCGCACGCGCCTGGGCATGCTGATCCGCGCGGGCGCCTCGAACCGCGAAATGGTCGGCGCTTTGGGCGTGGATATCAGCCGGCTCTACATGCTCGTGTTCGGCCTCGGGGCGGCACTGGCGGCACTTGCCGGTGCGATGGCAGGTCCCATCTACGTCGTCGAGATCGGCATGGGCGACGCGATGCTGATCAAAACCTTCGTCGTGATCGTGATCGGCGGCATCGGCTCGATCCGGGGTGCGTTTGTGGCAGCCGTGATCGTCGGCCTCGTCGATACGTTCGGGCGGATCGTTCCCGCCCAGCTTGGCCTGCCGACCGCGATCGCTGAAATGGCGATCTACATTCTGATGGCCTTCGTGCTGTTCTTCAAACCCACCGGCCTGTTTGCGGCACGCGCATGACTGCTTTTAAGCTCGACCGCCGGACTTGGTTTGTAATCGTGCTGCTGGCCGCCCTCGCGGCGCTGCCGCTCGTCGCGATCGCGACCGACAGCGACTACCAGATCGCGCAGTTCCGCCGCATTCTGATCTTCGCGATCGCGGCGGTGAGCCTCGATCTCATTTTGGGTTATGGCGGCATGGTCAGCCTCGGCCATGCGGCGTTTTTCGGCGTCGGCGCCTATGTCGTCGCCATCTTGAACTGGCATGCCGCGCGCGAAGTGCCGCTGTTCGGCATGATGCTCGGCACGCACAATGTGCTGGTCACCTGGACGGCGGCGGTCGTGCTGTCGGGGGCACTTGCGTGCCTGATCGGGCTCGTGAGCCTGCGCACCACGGGCATTTATTTCATCATGATCACGCTCGCCTTCGCGCAGATGGTCTATTTCTTCTTTGTAAGCCTGCGCGCCTATGGCGGCGACGACGGGCTGCGCTTCCCCGGCGACACCGTCGTTCTGGGCTTCATCGAAACCGAAAACGACGTGGCATTCTACTATCTCGTCTTCGCCATTTTGTGCGCCGTACTCTACGCAACGCGACGCCTCGTCAATTCGCGCTTCGGGCTCGTCGTGCAAGGTTGCCGCGAAAACGAACGCCGCATGAAAGCGCTCGGCTTCGCCACGTTCCGCTACAAGCTTGCCTGCTTCGCTTTGGCGGGCGCACTCGCAGGGCTTGCGGGTGCGCTGTTCGCCGCCAACGAAAGCTATATCAGCCCGTCGATCATGCATTGGACGCGCTCGGGCGATTTGATCGTGATGGTGGTGCTGGGCGGCATGGGCACGCTGGTCGGGCCCGTGGTGGGTGCGATCGCGTTCCTGTTCCTCGAAAAGACGCTGCCCGACTACACGGAGCACTGGATGGTCGTCTTCGGTCCGATCCTGCTGCTGCTCGTGCTATTCGCGCGCCGCGGCATCTTCGGCTGGTTCCTGCCCAAGGAGGATCGCCATGGCGGCGGCCACTGAGCAGGGGACCACCGATACGCTGCTAGCCGTCGACGGGCTCGTGAAGCGCTTCGGCGGCTTGCTTGCGACCGACAACGTTTCGCTCGGCATTCGCGAAGGCGAAATCCACGCGATCATCGGCCCCAACGGAGCCGGCAAAACCACGCTGATTGCCCAGCTCGCGGGCGAGATTCTGCCCAATGCCGGATCCATCCGTTTTGCAGGATCCGATGTGACAGGCCTCACTGTCGATGCGCGCGCACGCCTCGGCATTGCGCGCTCCTACCAGATCACGCAGATCTTCAAAGGCTTCACCGCACTCGACAATGTCGCCATGGCCGTCCAGGCGCAGGACGGCCACTCGTTCCGCGCATGGGCGCCGGCTCGCGCGGACGAAACTTTGCGCAAACCTGCTACAGCGATCCTCGAGCGCGTCGGACTCGGTACCCGCAGCGACGTGCGTGCGGTCAACCTTGCGCACGGCGAACAGCGCCAGCTCGAAATCGCAATGGCGCTCGCCACGCGCCCGCGCCTGCTGCTGCTCGACGAACCGATGGCCGGCATGGGCAAGGACGAGTCCGAGCGTATGACGGCTCTGCTCGCCAAACTCAAAGGCGAAGAAACGATCCTGCTGATCGAACACGACATGGACGTCGTGTTCGCGCTTGCCGACCGCATCAGCGTGCTGGTCTACGGCCGCGTGATCGCGACCGGCAAGCCCGACGAAATCCGCGCCAACCCGGACGTGCGCGCAGCCTATTTGGGCGACGGCGATGCTTGAACTCGAAGCCATCGAAACCAGCTACGGCGCGAGCCAGGTTTTGTTCGGCGTCGGCTTCAAGGTCGATGCGGGCGAGGTCGTAACGTTGCTGGGCCGCAACGGCATGGGCAAGACCACGACCGTGCGCTCAATCATGGGCCTCGTAAAGCCGCAGGCCGGCCGCGTGCGCTTCGACGGCGGCGAACTCACGGGCCAGCCCGCCTACCGTGTGGCGCAAGCCGGAATCGGCTTGGTGCCCGAAGGCCGCCAGATTTTCCCCAATCTCACGGTGCGCGAAAATCTCGTGGCGACAGCGCGCAGCGCTGGCCGTACTGGCTGGACGCTCGACAAGGTACACGGCTATTTCCCGCGCTTGGCCGAGCGGGCGGGCAACATGGGCAATCAATTGTCGGGCGGCGAGCAGCAGATGCTCGCGATCGGCCGCGCTTTGATGACAAACCCGAAATTGCTCATTCTCGACGAGGCGACCGAAGGTCTTGCCCCGCTTGTGCGCCAAGATATCTGGCGCTGCTTGGCCGCCCTCAAAGCCGAGGGCCAAGCCATCCTGGTCATCGACAAGAATCTCGAATCGCTGCTCAAACTCGCGGACCGCCATGTCGTGATCGAAAAAGGCCGCATCGTTTGGCAGGGCTCGTCGGCTGCCTTGGCGCAGGAACCGGCGATCCAACATCGCTATTTGGGCGTGTGACGAACCGGCCCGAATTCGGGCCGCAAACGACTTGTCATAATCCGGGGCTTGACCGCCGGAGTCCGATTCCCGCATGATTCTCAAGTCGATAGTCCGGCCGATTCGGGACCTCTTG harbors:
- a CDS encoding ABC transporter ATP-binding protein, producing the protein MLELEAIETSYGASQVLFGVGFKVDAGEVVTLLGRNGMGKTTTVRSIMGLVKPQAGRVRFDGGELTGQPAYRVAQAGIGLVPEGRQIFPNLTVRENLVATARSAGRTGWTLDKVHGYFPRLAERAGNMGNQLSGGEQQMLAIGRALMTNPKLLILDEATEGLAPLVRQDIWRCLAALKAEGQAILVIDKNLESLLKLADRHVVIEKGRIVWQGSSAALAQEPAIQHRYLGV
- a CDS encoding branched-chain amino acid ABC transporter permease; its protein translation is MTAFKLDRRTWFVIVLLAALAALPLVAIATDSDYQIAQFRRILIFAIAAVSLDLILGYGGMVSLGHAAFFGVGAYVVAILNWHAAREVPLFGMMLGTHNVLVTWTAAVVLSGALACLIGLVSLRTTGIYFIMITLAFAQMVYFFFVSLRAYGGDDGLRFPGDTVVLGFIETENDVAFYYLVFAILCAVLYATRRLVNSRFGLVVQGCRENERRMKALGFATFRYKLACFALAGALAGLAGALFAANESYISPSIMHWTRSGDLIVMVVLGGMGTLVGPVVGAIAFLFLEKTLPDYTEHWMVVFGPILLLLVLFARRGIFGWFLPKEDRHGGGH
- a CDS encoding ABC transporter ATP-binding protein, coding for MAAATEQGTTDTLLAVDGLVKRFGGLLATDNVSLGIREGEIHAIIGPNGAGKTTLIAQLAGEILPNAGSIRFAGSDVTGLTVDARARLGIARSYQITQIFKGFTALDNVAMAVQAQDGHSFRAWAPARADETLRKPATAILERVGLGTRSDVRAVNLAHGEQRQLEIAMALATRPRLLLLDEPMAGMGKDESERMTALLAKLKGEETILLIEHDMDVVFALADRISVLVYGRVIATGKPDEIRANPDVRAAYLGDGDA
- a CDS encoding branched-chain amino acid ABC transporter permease, giving the protein MSLLLFLEQTLNGLQLGVTLFLMAAGLTLVFGIMNMVNLAHGSLYMIGAFFAASFTQWTGSFFLALPLAILSTFVVGVLVEAIALRTLYARDHLDQVLATFGLILFFNELTKIVWGPISIFMDVPPLLAGRVELIAGAPYPVYRLAVLGVGLAVALGLWWLIARTRLGMLIRAGASNREMVGALGVDISRLYMLVFGLGAALAALAGAMAGPIYVVEIGMGDAMLIKTFVVIVIGGIGSIRGAFVAAVIVGLVDTFGRIVPAQLGLPTAIAEMAIYILMAFVLFFKPTGLFAARA
- a CDS encoding ABC transporter substrate-binding protein; this translates as MKYKTLFAALALTASAALVQPASAQQGVKIGLITTQSGPNAGLGRDMVDGFNLAIRHAGGRLGGVPTELIVGDDQFRPDAGKALAERMVQRDRVDIVTGVIFSNIMLALSDTVLKDRRGVFLVSGNAGPSELAGKDCNPNFFSASWQNDNTHEAMGQHMTNAGIKRAYIMAPNYPAGRDALAGFKRFFKGEVVAEVYTQLGQTDYAAELAALRAARPEATYIFYPGGMGVAYIRQYAQLGLMQQIPLFAPSFSADQTILPGVGDAAIGMFSSTFWSESLGNPANEKFVADFEAAYNRIPSPYAAQSYDAAMMIDAALKATGGSLANKDAFRNALRTANFQSVRGPFKFNTNHFPIQNYYLTQIGKDERGRLVNQMRGIIFSGHADAYVGQCKMK